A genomic window from Serratia liquefaciens includes:
- the yfbV gene encoding terminus macrodomain insulation protein YfbV — MTSKPSGSVSWFQVFQRGQHYMKTWPSDKRLAPVFPENRVASATRFAVRFMPPLAVFTLTWQIALGGQLGPAIATALFACSMPMQGLWWLGRRSVTPLPPTLLQWFHEVRNKLTEAGQAVAPVEGTPTYQSLADLLKRAFKQLDKTFLDDL; from the coding sequence ATGACGAGCAAACCGTCCGGTTCCGTAAGCTGGTTTCAGGTCTTCCAGCGCGGGCAGCATTACATGAAAACCTGGCCGTCAGACAAACGTCTGGCTCCGGTCTTTCCGGAGAATCGCGTTGCGAGTGCCACCCGCTTTGCCGTCCGCTTTATGCCGCCGCTGGCGGTGTTTACCCTGACCTGGCAGATTGCCCTGGGGGGCCAGTTGGGCCCGGCGATCGCCACCGCTCTGTTCGCCTGCAGCATGCCGATGCAGGGCCTGTGGTGGTTGGGCCGTCGTTCTGTCACTCCGTTACCGCCAACGCTGTTGCAGTGGTTCCATGAGGTACGAAACAAGCTGACCGAAGCCGGTCAGGCCGTCGCGCCGGTAGAAGGCACGCCGACCTACCAGTCGCTGGCGGACCTGCTGAAACGCGCCTTCAAGCAGTTGGATAAAACCTTCCTGGATGACCTTTAA
- a CDS encoding SLC13 family permease, which produces MNSELLWVLSLLLIAIVLFTTNKLRMDVVALLVIIAFVLSGTLTLPEATVGFSDPNVILIAALFVIGEGLVRTGVAYQVGDWLVKVAGSSETKMLMLLMVTVAGLGAFMSSTGVVAIFIPVVLSVAARMKIAPGRLMMPLSFAGLISGMMTLVATPPNMVVNSELVREGISGFGFFGVTPVGLAVLVLGVGYMLVARRWLGNEDGDKTRETWQRRTFRDLIRDYKLTGRARRLALRSGSPLVGHSLDELHLRARYGANVVGIERWKRFRRVMVSASGSTELREGDVLLLDMSDSQVDLREFCSEQQLEPMVLRGDYFSEQSRNVGMAEVSLIPDSTLLGKSLRESAFRSRYDLNVVGIRRNGETLAGKLVDEPLALGDILLVIGDWKAIRQLQAKTHDFIVLNLPAEVDEVAPAITQAPHALFCLALMVAMMLTDEIPNPIAALIACLLMGKFRCIDMESAYKSIHWPSIILIVGMMPFAQALQKTGGVDLIVRGLMDVAGGAGPRVMLVCLFALCATIGLFISNTATAVLMAPIAIAAAREMGVSPYPFAMIIAIAASAAFMTPVSSPVNTLVLGPGNYKFGDFVRMGVPFTLLVMLVSVIIVPWLYAF; this is translated from the coding sequence TTGAACAGCGAATTACTGTGGGTGCTGAGTTTACTGTTGATTGCCATTGTGTTGTTTACCACCAATAAACTGCGTATGGACGTAGTGGCGTTGCTGGTGATCATCGCCTTTGTGCTGAGCGGTACCCTGACCCTGCCGGAGGCCACGGTCGGCTTTAGCGATCCCAACGTGATCCTGATTGCCGCGCTGTTCGTGATTGGGGAAGGGCTGGTGCGCACCGGGGTGGCTTATCAGGTGGGGGACTGGCTGGTGAAGGTTGCCGGCAGTAGCGAAACCAAAATGCTGATGTTGCTGATGGTCACCGTCGCCGGCCTGGGGGCTTTTATGAGCTCAACCGGCGTAGTGGCGATTTTTATCCCGGTGGTGCTCAGCGTAGCGGCGCGAATGAAAATCGCCCCGGGAAGGTTGATGATGCCGCTGAGCTTTGCCGGCTTGATCAGCGGCATGATGACCCTTGTGGCGACCCCACCGAACATGGTGGTCAACAGCGAACTGGTGCGCGAAGGCATCAGCGGTTTTGGCTTCTTCGGCGTGACGCCGGTAGGCCTGGCGGTGCTGGTGCTGGGTGTGGGCTATATGCTGGTGGCCCGCCGTTGGCTAGGTAATGAAGACGGCGATAAAACGCGCGAAACCTGGCAGCGACGCACCTTCCGCGATCTGATCCGCGACTACAAGCTGACCGGCCGGGCGCGTCGGCTGGCGCTGCGCAGCGGTTCGCCGTTGGTGGGGCATTCCCTGGACGAGCTGCACCTGCGTGCTCGCTACGGCGCCAATGTGGTGGGCATTGAACGTTGGAAACGCTTTCGGCGGGTGATGGTCAGCGCATCCGGCAGCACCGAGCTGCGTGAAGGCGATGTGCTGCTGCTCGACATGTCGGACAGCCAGGTCGATTTACGTGAATTCTGCAGTGAGCAGCAACTGGAACCCATGGTGCTGCGCGGCGACTATTTTTCCGAGCAGTCGCGCAACGTCGGCATGGCGGAAGTGTCGTTGATTCCCGACTCGACGCTGTTGGGCAAAAGCCTGCGCGAATCCGCCTTTCGCAGCCGTTACGATCTGAACGTGGTGGGGATCCGCCGCAATGGCGAAACCCTGGCGGGCAAGCTGGTGGATGAGCCGCTGGCGTTGGGCGACATTCTGTTGGTGATTGGCGACTGGAAGGCTATTCGTCAGCTGCAGGCGAAAACCCACGATTTTATTGTGCTCAATCTGCCGGCCGAAGTCGACGAGGTTGCGCCGGCCATCACTCAGGCACCGCACGCATTATTTTGCTTGGCGTTGATGGTGGCAATGATGCTGACCGACGAGATCCCCAACCCCATTGCCGCGCTGATTGCCTGTCTGCTGATGGGCAAGTTCCGCTGTATCGACATGGAAAGTGCCTATAAATCGATCCACTGGCCAAGCATTATTTTGATTGTCGGCATGATGCCCTTTGCTCAGGCACTGCAGAAGACTGGCGGGGTGGATTTGATCGTGCGCGGGTTAATGGACGTTGCCGGCGGTGCCGGGCCAAGGGTGATGCTGGTGTGCCTGTTTGCACTGTGCGCCACTATTGGGCTGTTTATTTCCAATACGGCGACCGCCGTGCTGATGGCACCGATCGCCATTGCCGCCGCCCGCGAAATGGGGGTTTCACCGTACCCGTTTGCCATGATTATCGCCATTGCCGCTTCGGCGGCGTTTATGACGCCGGTTTCTTCACCGGTGAACACTTTGGTGTTGGGGCCTGGGAACTATAAGTTCGGTGATTTTGTGCGTATGGGCGTGCCGTTCACGCTGTTGGTGATGTTGGTTAGCGTGATTATTGTGCCCTGGCTATATGCATTTTAA
- the yfcD gene encoding NUDIX hydrolase YfcD — MAEQGQAADTEWVDIVNEQNEVIAQSSRQQMRAQRLRHRATYIVVHDGMGKILVQRRTDIKDFYPGWLDATAGGVVQSGENVLDSARREAEEELGIAGVPFAEHGLFYFEEEQCRVWGALFSCVSHGPFALQEEEVVEVSWLTPEEITARCDEFTPDSLKALSLWLTRNNEQAYGKPLRDSDENA; from the coding sequence ATGGCGGAACAGGGTCAGGCTGCAGATACCGAGTGGGTTGATATCGTCAACGAGCAAAATGAAGTGATTGCTCAATCCAGTCGCCAACAGATGCGTGCTCAACGGCTGCGTCATCGTGCTACCTATATTGTGGTGCATGATGGAATGGGAAAAATTCTGGTGCAGCGTCGCACCGACATTAAAGATTTCTATCCGGGTTGGCTGGACGCCACTGCGGGTGGCGTAGTGCAAAGCGGGGAGAACGTGCTGGATTCCGCTCGCCGCGAGGCGGAAGAGGAACTGGGTATTGCTGGCGTGCCTTTCGCCGAGCATGGGCTGTTCTACTTTGAAGAAGAGCAGTGCCGGGTGTGGGGCGCGCTGTTCAGCTGTGTCTCTCATGGCCCATTTGCACTGCAGGAAGAAGAAGTGGTTGAGGTGAGCTGGCTGACGCCGGAAGAGATCACCGCCCGCTGCGATGAATTCACGCCGGACTCGCTAAAAGCGCTGTCGCTGTGGCTGACGCGCAACAACGAACAGGCCTATGGCAAGCCGTTACGCGATAGCGATGAAAATGCCTGA
- the yfcE gene encoding phosphodiesterase, with amino-acid sequence MKLIFASDIHGSLPATESVLERFEQSGADWLILLGDLLNHGPRNALPAGYQPAQVAEQLNRYSDKIIAVRGNCDSEVDQMLLSFPITASWQQVLLQKRRLFLTHGHLYHPSALPPLSAGDVLVYGHSHLPQAERQGEIYCFNPGSVSIPKGGFPASYGILEDGILSVVTLDGGKAVAEVALTH; translated from the coding sequence ATGAAGCTGATATTCGCCTCCGATATACACGGTTCGCTACCCGCCACCGAAAGCGTGCTGGAACGTTTTGAACAAAGCGGAGCCGATTGGCTGATCCTGCTGGGCGATTTGCTGAATCACGGGCCGCGAAATGCTTTGCCTGCGGGTTATCAACCGGCGCAGGTTGCCGAACAATTGAATCGCTATAGCGACAAGATCATCGCCGTTCGCGGCAACTGTGACAGTGAAGTTGATCAGATGTTATTGTCGTTTCCCATCACCGCGTCTTGGCAGCAGGTGCTATTGCAAAAAAGACGATTGTTTTTAACCCACGGACACCTTTATCATCCCTCCGCACTGCCGCCGTTATCTGCTGGTGATGTGCTGGTTTACGGGCACAGCCATTTGCCGCAGGCGGAACGGCAGGGAGAGATTTACTGCTTTAATCCAGGGTCGGTCAGCATTCCGAAAGGGGGCTTTCCCGCCAGCTATGGCATACTGGAGGACGGCATTTTAAGTGTGGTCACTTTGGACGGCGGCAAGGCTGTTGCAGAGGTGGCATTAACGCACTAA
- the pta gene encoding phosphate acetyltransferase has product MSRTIMLIPTGTSVGLTSVSLGVIRSMEQKGVSLSVFKPIAQPRTGGDSLDQTTTIIRSSNSTITAAEPLRMSYVEGLLSSNKQDELMEEIVARYHENTKDAEVVLIEGLVPTRKHQFANALNYEIAKTLNAEIVFVLALGNDSPAQLKERIELARSSFGGSKNKNITGVIINKLNAPVDEQGRTRPDLSEIFDDSTKASVTNVDPAQLFANSPLPVLGCVPWSFDLIATRAIDMARHLKATVVNEGDIMTRRVKSVTFCARSIPHMLEHFRPGSLLVTSADRPDVLVSACLAAMNGVEIGAVLLTGGYAIDEPIRKLCERAFQTGLPVFMVETNTWQTSLSLQSFNLEVPADDHQRIEKVQNYVASHINAEWIESLTATSERSRRLSPPAFRYELTELARKAGKRIVLPEGDEPRTVKAAAICAERGIAECVLLGNPEEIQRVAAAQGVELGKGIEIVDPVAVREQYVPRLVELRKSKGMTEVVAREQLEDNVVLGTLMLEKGEVDGLVSGAVHTTANTIRPPLQLIKTAPGSSLVSSVFFMLLPDQVLVYGDCAINPDPTAEQLSEIAIQSADSAAAFGIEPRVAMISYSTGNSGAGSDVEKVREATRLAQEKRPDLIIDGPLQYDAAIMADVAKSKAPNSPVAGQATVFIFPDLNTGNTTYKAVQRSADLVSIGPMLQGMRKPVNDLSRGALVDDIVYTVALTAIQSSQADAAAVKA; this is encoded by the coding sequence GTGTCACGTACAATTATGTTGATCCCCACCGGCACCAGCGTCGGCCTGACCAGCGTCAGCCTGGGTGTCATCCGCTCCATGGAGCAAAAAGGCGTTAGCCTGAGCGTGTTCAAACCTATCGCTCAGCCACGCACCGGCGGCGACTCGCTCGACCAGACCACCACCATCATCCGCAGCAGCAACTCCACCATCACGGCGGCCGAGCCGCTGCGCATGAGCTACGTTGAGGGCCTGCTGAGCTCCAACAAGCAAGATGAGTTGATGGAAGAGATCGTGGCGCGCTACCACGAGAACACCAAAGACGCGGAAGTGGTGCTGATCGAAGGCCTGGTGCCGACTCGTAAGCACCAGTTCGCCAACGCGCTCAACTATGAAATCGCCAAGACGCTGAATGCGGAAATCGTTTTTGTACTGGCACTGGGCAATGATTCCCCGGCTCAGTTGAAAGAGCGCATCGAGCTGGCTCGCAGCAGCTTCGGCGGCAGCAAGAACAAAAACATCACCGGCGTGATCATCAACAAGCTGAACGCCCCGGTTGACGAGCAGGGCCGTACCCGTCCTGACCTGTCCGAGATCTTCGACGACTCCACCAAGGCCAGCGTAACCAACGTTGACCCGGCGCAACTGTTCGCCAACAGCCCGCTGCCGGTACTGGGCTGCGTGCCGTGGAGCTTCGACCTGATCGCGACCCGCGCTATCGACATGGCCCGTCACCTGAAGGCCACCGTGGTCAATGAAGGCGACATCATGACCCGTCGCGTGAAGTCTGTAACCTTCTGTGCGCGCAGCATTCCGCACATGCTGGAACACTTCCGTCCGGGTTCACTGCTGGTCACCTCGGCAGACCGTCCTGACGTGCTGGTTTCTGCCTGTCTGGCGGCGATGAACGGCGTGGAAATTGGTGCTGTGCTGCTGACCGGCGGCTACGCTATCGACGAACCGATCAGAAAGCTTTGTGAACGTGCGTTCCAAACCGGCCTGCCGGTCTTTATGGTCGAAACCAACACCTGGCAGACCTCGCTGAGCCTGCAAAGCTTCAACCTCGAAGTGCCGGCGGACGACCACCAGCGCATCGAGAAAGTGCAGAACTACGTGGCCAGCCACATCAACGCAGAATGGATCGAGTCTCTGACTGCGACCTCCGAGCGTTCGCGTCGCCTGTCTCCACCGGCGTTCCGCTATGAGCTGACTGAGCTGGCGCGTAAAGCCGGCAAACGCATCGTGCTGCCGGAAGGCGACGAGCCGCGTACCGTGAAAGCGGCGGCTATCTGCGCCGAACGTGGTATCGCAGAGTGTGTGCTGCTGGGCAATCCGGAAGAGATCCAGCGCGTTGCCGCGGCTCAGGGCGTTGAGCTCGGCAAAGGCATCGAGATTGTTGATCCGGTCGCCGTGCGCGAACAATATGTTCCGCGTCTGGTTGAGCTGCGTAAGAGCAAGGGCATGACCGAAGTGGTTGCGCGCGAGCAACTGGAAGATAACGTGGTTCTCGGCACCCTGATGCTGGAGAAAGGCGAAGTCGACGGTCTGGTTTCCGGCGCGGTTCACACCACCGCCAACACCATCCGTCCACCGCTGCAGCTGATCAAAACGGCGCCGGGCAGCTCGCTGGTGTCCTCCGTGTTCTTCATGCTGCTGCCTGATCAGGTTCTGGTGTACGGCGACTGCGCGATCAACCCGGACCCAACCGCAGAACAGCTGTCTGAAATCGCGATCCAGTCGGCAGACTCCGCTGCGGCCTTCGGTATCGAACCACGCGTAGCCATGATCTCCTACTCCACCGGTAACTCCGGCGCAGGTAGCGACGTTGAGAAAGTGCGTGAAGCGACGCGTCTGGCGCAGGAAAAACGTCCTGACCTGATCATCGACGGCCCACTGCAGTACGACGCCGCCATCATGGCCGACGTCGCCAAGTCCAAAGCGCCAAACTCACCGGTTGCAGGCCAGGCTACCGTGTTCATCTTCCCAGATCTGAACACCGGTAACACCACCTACAAAGCGGTACAGCGTTCCGCTGACCTGGTGTCCATCGGGCCAATGCTGCAAGGCATGCGCAAGCCGGTGAACGACCTGTCACGTGGCGCACTGGTAGACGATATCGTTTATACCGTAGCCCTGACCGCTATCCAGTCTTCCCAGGCTGATGCAGCAGCAGTCAAAGCCTGA
- a CDS encoding sugar phosphatase has translation MECKGFLFDLDGTLVDSLPAVERAWVNWAKRRGVDPQDVLDFIHGKQAITSLRHFMPGESEAEIQQEFLLLEQVEAQDTEGVTALPGAAALLARLNQLDIPWAIVTSGSIPVATARRNAGGLPQPEVFITAEQVKKGKPQPDAYLLGAERLGLAPRDCVVVEDAAAGILSGLAAGCQVIAVNAPADAPKLDQVDLLLSSLEQIAVSKTEQGAAINLVA, from the coding sequence GTGGAGTGTAAGGGTTTTCTGTTCGATCTTGATGGGACGCTGGTGGATTCATTGCCTGCGGTAGAGCGCGCCTGGGTTAACTGGGCCAAACGCCGCGGCGTTGATCCGCAGGACGTGCTGGATTTTATTCACGGTAAACAGGCCATTACCTCGTTGCGTCATTTTATGCCGGGTGAAAGCGAGGCCGAGATTCAGCAGGAGTTTCTGCTGCTGGAACAGGTGGAAGCGCAGGACACGGAGGGCGTTACCGCACTGCCCGGCGCCGCTGCCTTGCTGGCGCGCTTGAATCAACTCGACATTCCCTGGGCGATCGTCACTTCCGGCTCGATCCCGGTGGCTACCGCTCGGCGGAATGCCGGTGGCCTGCCACAGCCGGAGGTTTTCATTACCGCCGAGCAGGTGAAAAAAGGCAAGCCACAGCCGGATGCGTATCTGCTGGGGGCTGAGCGCCTGGGGTTGGCACCGCGGGATTGTGTGGTGGTGGAAGACGCCGCTGCCGGTATTCTTTCCGGGCTGGCTGCAGGCTGCCAGGTGATAGCCGTCAATGCTCCGGCCGATGCGCCAAAGTTGGATCAGGTCGATCTGCTGCTGTCATCGCTTGAGCAGATCGCCGTGAGCAAAACGGAGCAGGGCGCCGCGATTAACCTGGTGGCGTAA
- the ackA gene encoding acetate kinase, with the protein MSSKLVLVLNCGSSSLKFAIIDAVNGEEHLSGLAECFHLPEARLKWKMDGAKHEAALGAGAAHSEALNYIVNTILAQKPELSAQLTAIGHRIVHGGEKFTASAVINDEVLQGIKDSVPFAPLHNPAHLIGIAEALKSFPKLADKNVAVFDTAFHQTMPEESYLYALPYSLYRDHSVRRYGAHGTSHFYVTQEAAKVLNKPVEEVNLITCHLGNGGSVTAVRNGKCVDTSMGLTPLEGLVMGTRSGDIDPAIIFHLHDSLGMSIDQINKMLTKESGLLGLTEVTSDCRYVEDNYATKADAKRAMDVFCHRLAKYIGAYSALMDGRLDAVIFTGGIGENAGMVRELTLDKLGLLGFEIDHERNMAARFGKSGAITKDGSRLALVIPTNEELVIAQDASRLTA; encoded by the coding sequence ATGTCGAGTAAGCTAGTACTGGTCCTGAACTGCGGCAGTTCTTCCCTGAAGTTCGCTATCATCGATGCTGTCAACGGTGAAGAACACCTCTCCGGCCTGGCCGAATGTTTCCACCTGCCTGAGGCTCGCCTCAAGTGGAAGATGGACGGCGCCAAACACGAAGCGGCTCTGGGTGCCGGCGCTGCGCACAGCGAAGCACTGAACTACATTGTTAATACTATTCTGGCACAAAAACCGGAGCTTTCTGCACAGCTGACCGCTATCGGTCACCGCATTGTGCACGGCGGCGAGAAGTTCACCGCTTCTGCCGTGATCAATGACGAAGTCTTGCAGGGTATCAAAGATTCGGTGCCGTTTGCACCACTGCATAACCCGGCGCACCTGATCGGTATCGCTGAGGCATTGAAATCCTTCCCTAAACTGGCGGATAAAAACGTTGCCGTGTTCGACACCGCGTTCCACCAGACCATGCCGGAAGAATCCTACCTGTACGCCCTGCCGTACAGCCTGTACCGTGACCACAGCGTTCGTCGCTATGGCGCACACGGCACCAGCCACTTCTACGTCACTCAAGAAGCTGCGAAAGTGCTGAACAAGCCGGTTGAAGAAGTTAACCTGATCACCTGCCACCTGGGCAACGGCGGTTCCGTAACCGCAGTGCGCAACGGCAAATGCGTTGACACCTCCATGGGTCTGACCCCGCTGGAAGGCCTGGTCATGGGCACCCGCAGCGGTGACATCGATCCAGCGATCATCTTCCACCTGCACGACTCTCTGGGCATGAGCATTGATCAAATCAACAAAATGCTGACCAAAGAATCCGGCCTGCTGGGCCTGACCGAAGTCACCAGCGACTGCCGTTACGTTGAAGACAACTACGCAACCAAAGCCGATGCAAAACGCGCGATGGACGTATTCTGCCACCGTCTGGCCAAGTACATCGGTGCCTATAGCGCCCTGATGGACGGTCGTCTGGACGCGGTCATCTTCACCGGCGGCATCGGCGAAAACGCCGGTATGGTTCGTGAGCTGACCCTGGACAAACTGGGCCTGCTGGGCTTCGAGATTGACCACGAGCGCAACATGGCCGCTCGCTTCGGTAAATCCGGTGCAATCACCAAAGACGGCAGCCGCCTGGCGCTGGTTATCCCGACCAACGAAGAGTTGGTCATCGCGCAAGACGCATCCCGTCTGACCGCGTAA
- a CDS encoding YfbU family protein — protein sequence MEMTHAQRLILSNQYKMMTLLDPDSAERYRRLQTIIERGFGLQMRELDRDFGEMSEDVCRTIINVMEMHHALQVSWDNLKDKQGIEARRLAFLGFDAATEARHLSYVRFLVNTEGRYTHFDSGSHGFNAQTKMWEKYQRMLAIWLSCPRQYHLSAVEIAQIINA from the coding sequence ATGGAAATGACCCACGCCCAACGCCTGATCCTGTCGAACCAATACAAGATGATGACCCTGCTGGATCCGGATAGCGCTGAACGTTATCGTCGCTTGCAGACCATTATCGAACGCGGTTTTGGCCTGCAGATGCGCGAGCTGGATCGCGACTTCGGCGAAATGAGCGAAGACGTGTGCCGCACCATTATCAACGTTATGGAAATGCACCACGCGCTGCAGGTTTCCTGGGACAATCTGAAAGACAAACAAGGCATTGAAGCCCGCCGCCTGGCGTTTCTCGGCTTTGACGCCGCGACCGAGGCGCGCCATCTGAGCTACGTGCGTTTCCTGGTTAACACCGAGGGGCGCTATACTCATTTCGATTCCGGCAGCCACGGCTTCAACGCCCAAACCAAAATGTGGGAAAAGTACCAGCGTATGCTGGCTATCTGGCTGTCATGCCCACGCCAGTATCATTTGAGCGCCGTTGAGATAGCGCAAATTATCAATGCCTGA